The following proteins are co-located in the Moraxella nasovis genome:
- the yajC gene encoding preprotein translocase subunit YajC, translating into MLDLLINTAHAAPAADQPSMIGQLLIPVAFFAIFYFLIIRPQSKRNKQHKAMINGLSVGNEVVFAGGLMGVIKKIEGDYAVIAISPANEVKVQRASVLSVLPAGTINNI; encoded by the coding sequence ATGTTAGATCTACTAATTAATACCGCTCATGCCGCACCTGCCGCTGATCAACCATCAATGATTGGTCAGCTGCTTATTCCTGTGGCGTTTTTTGCAATTTTTTATTTTTTAATTATCCGTCCACAATCTAAGCGTAATAAGCAACATAAAGCTATGATTAATGGCTTAAGTGTAGGCAATGAAGTGGTGTTTGCTGGTGGTCTGATGGGTGTCATCAAAAAAATTGAAGGCGACTATGCGGTAATCGCCATTAGCCCAGCCAATGAAGTTAAAGTTCAACGTGCAAGCGTTTTAAGCGTACTGCCTGCTGGCACGATTAATAACATCTAA
- a CDS encoding CNNM domain-containing protein, with protein MSRHRSRFYSSVYSKTLLIVSMMAVLLSLPMFAYAASDTVVTNTHIALLVFYISLSLIASFICSVSEATLLSMTPSYIDTIKEEEPKTASLLEDVKVHNIEKSISSILTLNTIAHTLGSLGAGAQAVVVFGNAWFGVFSAVMTIAILIGTEIIPKTLGATYWRKFALPVAYYVKAINSALLPIVWVAEKISRLLTKGNTQSSFNRHEFIALANAGEVSGQMSELETRIIKNSLALSMINVEDIVTPRSVVTSFDENMTVGEVFANHPKLSFSRFPIFNEDLDDATGFVLKSDLLIAKANQEIDVPIKQFKRDIQFIFAKMKLFDLLDLMLKQRLHIALAVGEFGEVKGLVSLEDVLETLLGLEIVDEFDRVDDMQALARQLLDRRMNRLGAKIDS; from the coding sequence ATGTCCCGACACCGATCACGCTTTTACTCATCTGTTTATTCTAAAACACTTTTAATCGTTAGCATGATGGCGGTATTGCTAAGCTTGCCTATGTTTGCTTATGCTGCAAGTGATACTGTGGTTACAAATACACACATTGCTTTACTTGTGTTTTATATCTCACTATCTCTTATTGCATCGTTTATTTGCTCGGTGTCAGAAGCCACGCTTTTAAGTATGACGCCAAGCTACATTGACACCATCAAAGAAGAAGAGCCTAAAACAGCAAGCTTGCTTGAAGATGTGAAAGTTCATAACATTGAAAAGTCTATTTCGTCTATTTTGACTTTAAATACCATTGCTCATACATTAGGCTCGCTTGGTGCAGGTGCTCAAGCTGTCGTTGTGTTTGGTAATGCGTGGTTTGGCGTGTTTAGTGCGGTGATGACGATTGCCATTTTGATTGGTACAGAGATTATCCCAAAGACGCTTGGTGCAACTTATTGGCGTAAATTTGCATTGCCTGTGGCTTATTATGTAAAAGCAATTAACAGTGCATTATTGCCGATAGTTTGGGTTGCTGAGAAAATCTCCCGCCTGCTCACTAAGGGCAATACACAAAGCAGCTTTAACCGCCATGAGTTCATTGCACTTGCCAATGCAGGCGAGGTGTCTGGTCAGATGAGTGAGCTTGAGACGCGTATTATTAAAAATTCACTAGCACTTAGCATGATTAATGTTGAAGATATTGTTACGCCAAGATCTGTGGTGACATCGTTTGATGAAAATATGACCGTTGGTGAAGTTTTTGCAAATCATCCTAAGCTGTCATTTTCACGTTTTCCTATCTTTAATGAAGACTTAGACGATGCGACAGGTTTTGTGCTAAAGTCCGACTTGTTGATTGCTAAGGCAAACCAAGAAATTGATGTTCCCATTAAACAGTTTAAGCGTGATATTCAATTTATCTTTGCTAAGATGAAGCTGTTTGATTTGCTTGATTTAATGCTAAAGCAGCGTTTGCATATTGCACTTGCGGTAGGCGAATTTGGTGAAGTTAAAGGCTTGGTGAGCTTAGAAGACGTGCTAGAAACCTTGCTTGGACTTGAAATTGT